The Gemmatimonadaceae bacterium DNA segment GCGCAGGCAACGCTCCGCGTCGAAACGCGGATGTGGTGTCGGGACGGCGTGCACGAGCACCGACGAGCCGCCAAAGGACTCGCCCTCGAATCCCAGCCGTCCCAGCGCATCGCGCTCGGCCTCGAACACCTCCGCCTCGGACGGCGACAGATGCAGCGTCAGCGGGAACAGCAGGCGCTGGCTCGGCATCTGCCCGCCCTCGAAGGCGCCGAGAAAGCGCTCATACAGCACGCGCTCGTGGGCCGCGTGCTGGTCAATCAGCACCAAGGCGTCGGGGCGCTCGAAGGCGATATACGTGCGGTGGAACTGGAACAGCGGCGGCACGATGATCTCGTCATCGGCGCGACCGGCCGCCTCGACCGCAACGGCGGGAGACTCGGCGTCCTGCGGCGCGGCGTCGAAGAGCGGCGCCGGAGCCGTCGGCATCGCCTGCCGCAACGCTTCCACGCCCAGCGCACGTCCCAACGTAGGCTCCGACGGCACGCCGCGCACGATGCCCACCGCCGCGATGGCGTCCTCAGTGCCAAGCGCACGGCGTACAGCACGCTCCACGGCACGCTCGAGGTTCCAGCGGTCGCGGAAGCGCACCTCCGCCTTGGCCGGGTGCACGTTCACGTCCACGTCGCCGCCGGGCAGATCCAGTTGCAGCAGCAGCGACGGCCGCACGCCGGCCGGAATCGTCGAGCGATACGCCGCTTCGGCGGCGCGGATCACGCCGAGATCGCGCACCGCGCGGCCATTCACAGTGACCAGCGTGCGGCGCGTGCCGAGTCCCACGTCGCTGGGCCGTTCGGCCAAGCCGCTGATGCGGATGCTGCCCTGCACGTCCTCGACCGGCACCAGGCGGTCGGCGGCGTCGGCACCCCAGAGCGCCGCAACGCGATCGGCGAGCGTGCGCGCCGGCACCAACGCGAGCTGCTCCTTGCCGTCGTGCGTCAGCGTGAGGCGCACGTCGCGGCGCAGCAGCGCCACCGTGTGCAAGAGCTCGAGGATCGCGCGCCATTCCGACCTCGCGCCGCGCAAGAATTTCTGCCGTGCGGGCGTGTTGTAGAACAGCGACTCCACCGTCACCGTCGTGCCGCGTCGGCGTGCCGCGTCGGTGACGCCGCCGAGCGCACCACCGTGCACCTCCACCCGCGTCCCCGCGCCGTCGCCGGTGGCGGTCTCGATCGTCAGGCGCGAAACCGAGCCGATGGCCGGCAGGGCCTCGCCGCGGAAGCCGAAGCTGAGCACGCCGACCAAGTCCTCGGCATCGCGGATCTTGCTGGTGGCGTGACGCGCAATGGCCAGCTGGGCTTCGTCGCGCGTCATCCCGCCGCCGTCATCACTGATGCGGATCAACGCGCGTCCGCCCTCGCGGACGTCGATGTCCACCTGCGTGGCGCCGGCATCGAGGGCGTTCTCGACGAGTTCCTTCACCACCGACGCCGGGCGCTCCACGACCTCGCCGGCGGCGATGCGGTCGGCGACGTCAGGCGGCAGGATGGCGATGCGCGGCGCGGTCATCCCCGCAATCTCCGGGAGCGCGGGGCCGGAATCAATCGCGCGCCAGCGAGAGGACCCGCTCGGCCGGATACCAGCCCTCCCGTCCGCCGTCGAGATTGATGCGTAGCCACACACCCCGCCGCTCGACCACGCGGCCGACTTCGCCGGTGATCGGCATCGCCCCGGGGTCCGCACCGAGGGCCGGCAGGGCGCGCAGCGGCGTGGGCGAGGCGAGCACGACGAGGTCCCGCGCCTCGAGCGTGGCGTCCTGCCAGGCGCCGAAGGCGATGCAGGCCGCCCCGGG contains these protein-coding regions:
- the mutL gene encoding DNA mismatch repair endonuclease MutL codes for the protein MTAPRIAILPPDVADRIAAGEVVERPASVVKELVENALDAGATQVDIDVREGGRALIRISDDGGGMTRDEAQLAIARHATSKIRDAEDLVGVLSFGFRGEALPAIGSVSRLTIETATGDGAGTRVEVHGGALGGVTDAARRRGTTVTVESLFYNTPARQKFLRGARSEWRAILELLHTVALLRRDVRLTLTHDGKEQLALVPARTLADRVAALWGADAADRLVPVEDVQGSIRISGLAERPSDVGLGTRRTLVTVNGRAVRDLGVIRAAEAAYRSTIPAGVRPSLLLQLDLPGGDVDVNVHPAKAEVRFRDRWNLERAVERAVRRALGTEDAIAAVGIVRGVPSEPTLGRALGVEALRQAMPTAPAPLFDAAPQDAESPAVAVEAAGRADDEIIVPPLFQFHRTYIAFERPDALVLIDQHAAHERVLYERFLGAFEGGQMPSQRLLFPLTLHLSPSEAEVFEAERDALGRLGFEGESFGGSSVLVHAVPTPHPRFDAERCLRETLAALTGDREPSAHARHTRLIATVACKAAVKGGDLLALDEMRALYVALARTTLPAHDVHGRATILQLGWGEIDRRFGRS